From Micromonospora rifamycinica, a single genomic window includes:
- a CDS encoding ArsR/SmtB family transcription factor, producing the protein MDGMSGDRLVEVLATLASPHRLRVLAALTGGRAYVSQLARDLGISRALLQVHLKKLERAGLVTAQLELSADGKALKYYEVAPFSLQLTPDVVAAAAATLSPAGDGDAPPKKGTS; encoded by the coding sequence ATGGACGGGATGAGCGGCGACCGGCTGGTCGAGGTTCTCGCCACGTTGGCCAGCCCGCACCGACTCCGCGTGCTCGCCGCGTTGACCGGCGGACGCGCCTACGTCTCACAGCTCGCCCGCGACCTGGGCATCAGCCGTGCGCTGTTGCAGGTGCACCTCAAGAAGTTGGAACGCGCCGGCCTGGTCACCGCCCAGCTGGAGTTGTCCGCAGACGGCAAGGCGCTCAAGTACTACGAGGTCGCACCGTTCTCGCTACAGCTCACGCCCGACGTGGTGGCGGCTGCCGCCGCGACCCTGAGCCCCGCCGGAGACGGCGACGCCCCACCGAAGAAGGGAACCAGTTAG